In Populus trichocarpa isolate Nisqually-1 chromosome 12, P.trichocarpa_v4.1, whole genome shotgun sequence, a genomic segment contains:
- the LOC7489801 gene encoding ABC transporter C family member 10-like isoform X1, whose translation MEDLWMVFCGESGNLDIGEKLSSSSLVFQPTSCVNHALIICFSVLLLAMLLLTCIQKSSSPSKKDNIQPRFRGYSRLRIVSAIFNGCIGFVYLCLGIWILEEQLRKNQTALPLKSWLVVLFQGFTWLLVGLTISLRGKHLQRTPLRLLSIIAFLFAGIVGAFSIYSVILGKAILVKVALDVLSFPGSILLLVCVYKVYKHEGSCESDLYAPLNGEANGASRTDSVVRVTLFAEAGFFNKMSFWWLNPMMKMGKAKTLEDEDIPKLRLEDRAESCYFEFLEQLNKHKQAESSQPSLLWIIIFCHWKEILISGLFALLKILTLSAGPLLLNAFILVAEGKAGFKYEGYVLALTLFFSKNLESVAQRQWYFRSRLIGLKVKSLLTAAIYKKQLKLSNLGRLTHSSGEVMNYVTVDAYRIGEFPFWFHQTWTTSLQLCISLVILYRAMGLATFAALVVIIITVLCNAPLAKLQHKFQSKLMVAQDERLKACNEALVNMKVLKLYAWETHFKNAIENLREVEYKWLSAVQMRKAYNSFLFWSSPVLVSAVTFGACYFMKIHLHANNVFTFVATLRLVQEPIRSIPDVIGVVIQAKVAFARIVKFLEAPELQSRNVQQRRNTGSVNHSVLIKSADFSWEENSSKPTLRNVSLKIMPGEKVAVCGEVGSGKSTLLAAILGEVPHTKGTIQVYGRIAYVSQTAWIQTGTIQESILFGSEMDGQRYQDTLERCSLVKDLELLPYGDLTEIGERGVNLSGGQKQRIQLARALYQNADIYLLDDPFSAVDAETATSLFNEYITGALSGKTVLLVTHQVDFLPAFDSVMLMSDGEILQAAPYHKLLSSSQEFLDLVNAHKETAGSERLPEANALQRQGSSAREIKKSYEEKQLKTSQGDQLIKQEEKEIGDTGFKPYIEYLNQNKGYLYFSLASFGHLLFVTGQISQNSWMAANVDDPHVSTLRLIVIYLSIGIISMLFLLCRSIFTVVLGLQSSKSLFSQLLLSLFRAPMSFYDSTPLGRILSRVASDLSIVDLDVPFSLIFAVGATTNAYSNLGVLAVVTWQVLFVSIPMVYLAIRLQRYYFASAKELMRINGTTKSLVANHLAESVAGALTIRAFEGEERFFAKNLHLIDINASPFFHSFAANEWLIQRLETFCAAILASAALCVVLLPPGTFSSGFIGMALSYGLSLNMSFVMSIQNQCMVANYIISVERLNQYMHIPSEAPEVVEDNRPPSDWPAVGKVDICDLQIRYRPGTPLVLRGISCTFEGGHKIGIVGRTGSGKTTLIGALFRLVEPTGGKIIVDGIDISKIGLHDLRSRFGIIPQDPTLFNGTVRYNLDPLSQHTDQEIWEVLGKCQLQEAVQEKKQGLDSLVVEDGSNWSMGQRQLFCLGRALLRRSRILVLDEATASIDNATDLILQKTIRTEFSDCTVIIVAHRIPTVMDCTMVLAISDGRFACFNFYLKNALQYRFVSCSSVTWLIRCKLLPTVRYSHLEILNAVKCRS comes from the exons aTGGAGGACCTGTGGATGGTGTTTTGTGGGGAATCTGGCAATCTGGATATTGGTGAAAAGCTATCTAGTTCTAGTCTGGTGTTTCAGCCAACTTCATGTGTCAATCATGCGTTGATTATTTGTTTCAGTGTTTTGCTTCTAGCCATGCTCTTACTCACTTGCATACAAAAATCTTCTTCACCatcaaaaaaagataatatccAACCTCGATTTCGGGGCTATTCAAGGCTGCGGATAGTTTCTGCTATATTCAATGGTTGTATTGGATTTGTGTACTTGTGCTTGGGCATATGGATTTTAGAAGAGCAGTTGAGGAAAAACCAGACCGCCTTACCTTTGAAAAGCTGGTTAGTGGTGTTGTTTCAGGGGTTTACATGGCTTTTAGTGGGTTTAACCATAAGCCTCCGAGGGAAGCATCTTCAAAGAACTCCCTTGCGGCTGTTGTCCATAATTGCTTTCTTGTTTGCTGGAATTGTCGGTGCTTTCTCCATATACAGTGTCATTTTAGGAAAAGCAATATTGGTTAAGGTAGCTTTGGATGTCCTGTCCTTTCCAGGATCAATATTGTTATTGGTATGTGTTTACAAGGTATATAAACATGAAGGGAGTTGTGAAAGTGACCTATATGCACCATTAAATGGCGAGGCCAATGGTGCAAGTAGAACAGATTCTGTTGTCAGAGTTACTCTGTTTGCTGAAGCCGGATTCTTTAATAAAATGTCATTTTGGTGGTTGAATCCAATGATGAAAATGGGCAAGGCGAAAACTCTGGAGGATGAGGATATACCAAAGCTGCGATTGGAAGACCGTGCAGAAAGCTGTTATTTTGAGTTTCTGGAGCAACTGAACAAGCATAAACAAGCTGAATCATCTCAACCATCTCTGTTGTGGATAATTATATTTTGCCACTGGAAAGAGATTCTAATTTCTGGACTCTTTGCTTTGCTAAAGATACTTACTTTGTCAGCTGGGCCTCTACTTCTTAATGCCTTCATTTTGGTTGCTGAAGGGAAAGCAGGTTTTAAGTATGAAGGTTATGTACTCGCTTTGACGCTCTTTTTTTCAAAGAACTTAGAGTCCGTAGCGCAAAGGCAATGGTATTTTAGGAGCAGGCTTATTGGTTTGAAAGTAAAGTCCTTGCTCACGGCTGCAATATACAAGAAGCAACTGAAGTTATCCAATCTTGGTAGGTTGACGCACTCGAGTGGTGAAGTAATGAACTATGTTACTGTAGATGCCTACAGGATAGGTGAGTTTCCCTTCTGGTTTCATCAGACATGGACAACAAGCTTGCAGCTCTGCATCTCTCTTGTAATTCTTTACCGAGCAATGGGACTTGCAACTTTTGCTGCCTTAGTGGTTATAATAATCACCGTGCTGTGCAACGCTCCACTAGCAAAGTTACAACATAAATTTCAGTCTAAGCTTATGGTGGCGCAAGATGAGAGATTGAAAGCTTGCAACGAGGCTCTGGTTAACATGAAGGTATTGAAATTATATGCTTGGGAAACCCATTTTAAGAATGCCATAGAAAATTTGAGAGAGGTGGAGTATAAATGGTTGTCAGCAGTGCAGATGCGCAAAGCCTATAATAGTTTTCTCTTCTGGTCTTCTCCTGTTTTGGTTTCTGCTGTTACCTTTGGGGCATGCTATTTCATGAAAATTCATCTGCATGCTAATAATGTTTTCACCTTTGTGGCGACTTTGCGTCTCGTTCAAGAACCAATTAGATCAATCCCTGATGTTATTGGAGTTGTCATTCAAGCAAAGGTAGCTTTTGCTCGAATTGTAAAGTTTCTCGAAGCGCCAGAGTTGCAGAGTAGAAATGTTCAACAAAGGCGCAATACAGGGAGTGTGAACCATTCTGTTTTAATCAAGTCAGCTGATTTTTCATGGGAAGAGAATTCGTCAAAGCCCACATTGAGAAATGTGAGTTTAAAGATCATGCCTGGTGAAAAGGTGGCTGTCTGTGGAGAAGTTGGATCTGGCAAGTCAACCCTTTTAGCAGCAATCCTCGGAGAAGTTCCGCATACAAAGGGAACC ATTCAGGTTTATGGGAGGATCGCCTATGTTTCGCAAACAGCTTGGATCCAGACGGGAACGATACAAGAGAGCATTTTATTCGGGTCTGAAATGGATGGGCAACGATACCAAGACACACTTGAGCGATGCTCACTGGTAAAGGACCTTGAGTTGCTTCCTTATGGTGATCTTACTGAAATAGGTGAAAGAGGAGTCAATTTGAGTGGTGGTCAAAAGCAGCGAATTCAACTAGCCCGAGCTCTCTATCAGAACGCAGATATATATCTCTTGGATGATCCATTCAGCGCTGTGGATGCAGAGACTGCTACGAGCttatttaat GAATATATCACGGGAGCACTTTCGGGGAAAACAGTTTTGCTTGTGACACATCAAGTAGATTTCTTGCCAGCATTTGACTCTGTTATG TTGATGTCAGATGGAGAAATCCTACAAGCAGCTCCTTATCATAAGTTGTTGTCCTCAAGCCAAGAATTTCTGGACCTTGTCAATGCACACAAAGAAACAGCTGGTTCTGAAAGGCTTCCAGAAGCTAATGCTCTGCAAAGACAAGGATCATCTGCCCGGGAGATCAAGAAGAGTTATGAAGAGAAGCAGCTTAAAACATCTCAAGGAGATCAACTGATTAAgcaggaagaaaaagaaataggagACACCGGGTTTAAGCCTTATATTGAGTATCTGAATCAAAATAAAGGATACTTGTACTTTTCTCTTGCGTCTTTTGGTCACTTGCTATTTGTGACTGGTCAGATATCGCAAAACTCTTGGATGGCAGCTAATGTTGATGATCCTCATGTTAGCACATTGCGTTTAATTGTGATCTATCTCAGTATAGGAATTATCTCAATGCTTTTCTTGCTATGTAGATCGATCTTTACAGTTGTTTTGGGTCTTCAATCATCAAAATCGTTATTTTCCCAGTTACTACTTTCTCTTTTTCGTGCACCTATGTCTTTCTACGACTCCACGCCTCTTGGAAGAATACTGAGTCGG GTCGCGTCAGACCTGAGCATTGTCGATCTTGATGTTCCATTCAGTTTGATATTTGCTGTTGGTGCAACAACAAATGCTTATAGTAATCTGGGAGTACTCGCTGTTGTTACCTGGCAAGTTTTATTTGTCTCCATACCAATGGTTTATCTGGCTATTCGTTTACAG AGATATTACTTTGCCTCTGCAAAAGAGTTGATGCGGATCAATGGCACAACCAAGTCTTTAGTGGCAAATCATTTAGCTGAATCTGTAGCTGGAGCCTTGACAATAAGGGCCTTTGAGGGGGAAgaacgtttctttgcaaaaaacCTTCACCTCATTGACATAAATGCTAGTCCTTTCTTCCATAGTTTTGCTGCAAATGAGTGGTTGATTCAACGACTTGAAACATTCTGTGCAGCTATTCTGGCCTCTGCAGCACTCTGCGTGGTTTTGCTCCCCCCTGGAACTTTTAGCTCTG GATTTATTGGAATGGCACTTTCGTATGGACTTTCATTAAATATGTCCTTCGTGATGTCAATTCAAAACCAGTGCATGGTAGCAAATTACATCATTTCGGTTGAAAGGCTGAATCAATACATGCATATACCAAGTGAAGCCCCAGAGGTGGTAGAAGATAACCGTCCTCCATCTGATTGGCCAGCAGTGGGTAAAGTGGATATTTGTGATCTGCAG ATTAGATATAGGCCTGGCACACCACTAGTTCTTCGAGGAATCAGTTGCACATTTGAAGGAGGTCACAAGATTGGTATTGTTGGTCGAACCGGCAGTGGGAAGACTACTCTTATTGGTGCTCTATTCCGACTGGTGGAACCAACTGGAGGAAAGATCATTGTAGATGGAATAGACATCTCTAAGATTGGACTTCATGATCTGAGGTCACGATTCGGAATAATACCTCAAGATCCTACTCTCTTTAACGGGACAGTGAGGTACAACTTGGATCCCTTATCCCAGCATACTGACCAGGAGATATGGGAG GTTCTTGGAAAGTGTCAGCTTCAAGAGGCTGTGCAAGAGAAAAAGCAGGGTCTAGATTCTCTAg
- the LOC7489801 gene encoding ABC transporter C family member 10-like isoform X3: MEDLWMVFCGESGNLDIGEKLSSSSLVFQPTSCVNHALIICFSVLLLAMLLLTCIQKSSSPSKKDNIQPRFRGYSRLRIVSAIFNGCIGFVYLCLGIWILEEQLRKNQTALPLKSWLVVLFQGFTWLLVGLTISLRGKHLQRTPLRLLSIIAFLFAGIVGAFSIYSVILGKAILVKVALDVLSFPGSILLLVCVYKVYKHEGSCESDLYAPLNGEANGASRTDSVVRVTLFAEAGFFNKMSFWWLNPMMKMGKAKTLEDEDIPKLRLEDRAESCYFEFLEQLNKHKQAESSQPSLLWIIIFCHWKEILISGLFALLKILTLSAGPLLLNAFILVAEGKAGFKYEGYVLALTLFFSKNLESVAQRQWYFRSRLIGLKVKSLLTAAIYKKQLKLSNLGRLTHSSGEVMNYVTVDAYRIGEFPFWFHQTWTTSLQLCISLVILYRAMGLATFAALVVIIITVLCNAPLAKLQHKFQSKLMVAQDERLKACNEALVNMKVLKLYAWETHFKNAIENLREVEYKWLSAVQMRKAYNSFLFWSSPVLVSAVTFGACYFMKIHLHANNVFTFVATLRLVQEPIRSIPDVIGVVIQAKVAFARIVKFLEAPELQSRNVQQRRNTGSVNHSVLIKSADFSWEENSSKPTLRNVSLKIMPGEKVAVCGEVGSGKSTLLAAILGEVPHTKGTIQVYGRIAYVSQTAWIQTGTIQESILFGSEMDGQRYQDTLERCSLVKDLELLPYGDLTEIGERGVNLSGGQKQRIQLARALYQNADIYLLDDPFSAVDAETATSLFNEYITGALSGKTVLLVTHQVDFLPAFDSVMLMSDGEILQAAPYHKLLSSSQEFLDLVNAHKETAGSERLPEANALQRQGSSAREIKKSYEEKQLKTSQGDQLIKQEEKEIGDTGFKPYIEYLNQNKGYLYFSLASFGHLLFVTGQISQNSWMAANVDDPHVSTLRLIVIYLSIGIISMLFLLCRSIFTVVLGLQSSKSLFSQLLLSLFRAPMSFYDSTPLGRILSRVASDLSIVDLDVPFSLIFAVGATTNAYSNLGVLAVVTWQVLFVSIPMVYLAIRLQRYYFASAKELMRINGTTKSLVANHLAESVAGALTIRAFEGEERFFAKNLHLIDINASPFFHSFAANEWLIQRLETFCAAILASAALCVVLLPPGTFSSGFIGMALSYGLSLNMSFVMSIQNQCMVANYIISVERLNQYMHIPSEAPEVVEDNRPPSDWPAVGKVDICDLQIRYRPGTPLVLRGISCTFEGGHKIGIVGRTGSGKTTLIGALFRLVEPTGGKIIVDGIDISKIGLHDLRSRFGIIPQDPTLFNGTVRYNLDPLSQHTDQEIWEVLGKCQLQEAVQEKKQGLDSLVVEDGSNWSMGQRQLFCLGRALLRRSRVLVLDEATASIDNATDLILQKTIRTEFSDCTVITVAHRIPTVMDCSMVLAISDGKLVEYDEPRNLMKTEGSLFGQLVKEYWSHLHAAESH; the protein is encoded by the exons aTGGAGGACCTGTGGATGGTGTTTTGTGGGGAATCTGGCAATCTGGATATTGGTGAAAAGCTATCTAGTTCTAGTCTGGTGTTTCAGCCAACTTCATGTGTCAATCATGCGTTGATTATTTGTTTCAGTGTTTTGCTTCTAGCCATGCTCTTACTCACTTGCATACAAAAATCTTCTTCACCatcaaaaaaagataatatccAACCTCGATTTCGGGGCTATTCAAGGCTGCGGATAGTTTCTGCTATATTCAATGGTTGTATTGGATTTGTGTACTTGTGCTTGGGCATATGGATTTTAGAAGAGCAGTTGAGGAAAAACCAGACCGCCTTACCTTTGAAAAGCTGGTTAGTGGTGTTGTTTCAGGGGTTTACATGGCTTTTAGTGGGTTTAACCATAAGCCTCCGAGGGAAGCATCTTCAAAGAACTCCCTTGCGGCTGTTGTCCATAATTGCTTTCTTGTTTGCTGGAATTGTCGGTGCTTTCTCCATATACAGTGTCATTTTAGGAAAAGCAATATTGGTTAAGGTAGCTTTGGATGTCCTGTCCTTTCCAGGATCAATATTGTTATTGGTATGTGTTTACAAGGTATATAAACATGAAGGGAGTTGTGAAAGTGACCTATATGCACCATTAAATGGCGAGGCCAATGGTGCAAGTAGAACAGATTCTGTTGTCAGAGTTACTCTGTTTGCTGAAGCCGGATTCTTTAATAAAATGTCATTTTGGTGGTTGAATCCAATGATGAAAATGGGCAAGGCGAAAACTCTGGAGGATGAGGATATACCAAAGCTGCGATTGGAAGACCGTGCAGAAAGCTGTTATTTTGAGTTTCTGGAGCAACTGAACAAGCATAAACAAGCTGAATCATCTCAACCATCTCTGTTGTGGATAATTATATTTTGCCACTGGAAAGAGATTCTAATTTCTGGACTCTTTGCTTTGCTAAAGATACTTACTTTGTCAGCTGGGCCTCTACTTCTTAATGCCTTCATTTTGGTTGCTGAAGGGAAAGCAGGTTTTAAGTATGAAGGTTATGTACTCGCTTTGACGCTCTTTTTTTCAAAGAACTTAGAGTCCGTAGCGCAAAGGCAATGGTATTTTAGGAGCAGGCTTATTGGTTTGAAAGTAAAGTCCTTGCTCACGGCTGCAATATACAAGAAGCAACTGAAGTTATCCAATCTTGGTAGGTTGACGCACTCGAGTGGTGAAGTAATGAACTATGTTACTGTAGATGCCTACAGGATAGGTGAGTTTCCCTTCTGGTTTCATCAGACATGGACAACAAGCTTGCAGCTCTGCATCTCTCTTGTAATTCTTTACCGAGCAATGGGACTTGCAACTTTTGCTGCCTTAGTGGTTATAATAATCACCGTGCTGTGCAACGCTCCACTAGCAAAGTTACAACATAAATTTCAGTCTAAGCTTATGGTGGCGCAAGATGAGAGATTGAAAGCTTGCAACGAGGCTCTGGTTAACATGAAGGTATTGAAATTATATGCTTGGGAAACCCATTTTAAGAATGCCATAGAAAATTTGAGAGAGGTGGAGTATAAATGGTTGTCAGCAGTGCAGATGCGCAAAGCCTATAATAGTTTTCTCTTCTGGTCTTCTCCTGTTTTGGTTTCTGCTGTTACCTTTGGGGCATGCTATTTCATGAAAATTCATCTGCATGCTAATAATGTTTTCACCTTTGTGGCGACTTTGCGTCTCGTTCAAGAACCAATTAGATCAATCCCTGATGTTATTGGAGTTGTCATTCAAGCAAAGGTAGCTTTTGCTCGAATTGTAAAGTTTCTCGAAGCGCCAGAGTTGCAGAGTAGAAATGTTCAACAAAGGCGCAATACAGGGAGTGTGAACCATTCTGTTTTAATCAAGTCAGCTGATTTTTCATGGGAAGAGAATTCGTCAAAGCCCACATTGAGAAATGTGAGTTTAAAGATCATGCCTGGTGAAAAGGTGGCTGTCTGTGGAGAAGTTGGATCTGGCAAGTCAACCCTTTTAGCAGCAATCCTCGGAGAAGTTCCGCATACAAAGGGAACC ATTCAGGTTTATGGGAGGATCGCCTATGTTTCGCAAACAGCTTGGATCCAGACGGGAACGATACAAGAGAGCATTTTATTCGGGTCTGAAATGGATGGGCAACGATACCAAGACACACTTGAGCGATGCTCACTGGTAAAGGACCTTGAGTTGCTTCCTTATGGTGATCTTACTGAAATAGGTGAAAGAGGAGTCAATTTGAGTGGTGGTCAAAAGCAGCGAATTCAACTAGCCCGAGCTCTCTATCAGAACGCAGATATATATCTCTTGGATGATCCATTCAGCGCTGTGGATGCAGAGACTGCTACGAGCttatttaat GAATATATCACGGGAGCACTTTCGGGGAAAACAGTTTTGCTTGTGACACATCAAGTAGATTTCTTGCCAGCATTTGACTCTGTTATG TTGATGTCAGATGGAGAAATCCTACAAGCAGCTCCTTATCATAAGTTGTTGTCCTCAAGCCAAGAATTTCTGGACCTTGTCAATGCACACAAAGAAACAGCTGGTTCTGAAAGGCTTCCAGAAGCTAATGCTCTGCAAAGACAAGGATCATCTGCCCGGGAGATCAAGAAGAGTTATGAAGAGAAGCAGCTTAAAACATCTCAAGGAGATCAACTGATTAAgcaggaagaaaaagaaataggagACACCGGGTTTAAGCCTTATATTGAGTATCTGAATCAAAATAAAGGATACTTGTACTTTTCTCTTGCGTCTTTTGGTCACTTGCTATTTGTGACTGGTCAGATATCGCAAAACTCTTGGATGGCAGCTAATGTTGATGATCCTCATGTTAGCACATTGCGTTTAATTGTGATCTATCTCAGTATAGGAATTATCTCAATGCTTTTCTTGCTATGTAGATCGATCTTTACAGTTGTTTTGGGTCTTCAATCATCAAAATCGTTATTTTCCCAGTTACTACTTTCTCTTTTTCGTGCACCTATGTCTTTCTACGACTCCACGCCTCTTGGAAGAATACTGAGTCGG GTCGCGTCAGACCTGAGCATTGTCGATCTTGATGTTCCATTCAGTTTGATATTTGCTGTTGGTGCAACAACAAATGCTTATAGTAATCTGGGAGTACTCGCTGTTGTTACCTGGCAAGTTTTATTTGTCTCCATACCAATGGTTTATCTGGCTATTCGTTTACAG AGATATTACTTTGCCTCTGCAAAAGAGTTGATGCGGATCAATGGCACAACCAAGTCTTTAGTGGCAAATCATTTAGCTGAATCTGTAGCTGGAGCCTTGACAATAAGGGCCTTTGAGGGGGAAgaacgtttctttgcaaaaaacCTTCACCTCATTGACATAAATGCTAGTCCTTTCTTCCATAGTTTTGCTGCAAATGAGTGGTTGATTCAACGACTTGAAACATTCTGTGCAGCTATTCTGGCCTCTGCAGCACTCTGCGTGGTTTTGCTCCCCCCTGGAACTTTTAGCTCTG GATTTATTGGAATGGCACTTTCGTATGGACTTTCATTAAATATGTCCTTCGTGATGTCAATTCAAAACCAGTGCATGGTAGCAAATTACATCATTTCGGTTGAAAGGCTGAATCAATACATGCATATACCAAGTGAAGCCCCAGAGGTGGTAGAAGATAACCGTCCTCCATCTGATTGGCCAGCAGTGGGTAAAGTGGATATTTGTGATCTGCAG ATTAGATATAGGCCTGGCACACCACTAGTTCTTCGAGGAATCAGTTGCACATTTGAAGGAGGTCACAAGATTGGTATTGTTGGTCGAACCGGCAGTGGGAAGACTACTCTTATTGGTGCTCTATTCCGACTGGTGGAACCAACTGGAGGAAAGATCATTGTAGATGGAATAGACATCTCTAAGATTGGACTTCATGATCTGAGGTCACGATTCGGAATAATACCTCAAGATCCTACTCTCTTTAACGGGACAGTGAGGTACAACTTGGATCCCTTATCCCAGCATACTGACCAGGAGATATGGGAG GTTCTTGGAAAGTGTCAGCTTCAAGAGGCTGTGCAAGAGAAAAAGCAGGGTCTAGATTCTCTAg TTGTGGAAGACGGATCAAATTGGAGCATGGGGCAGAGACAATTATTTTGCTTGGGCCGTGCCCTTTTAAGGAGAAGCAGGGTATTGGTGCTTGATGAAGCAACTGCATCAATTGATAACGCTACTGACTTGATTTTGCAAAAGACTATCCGGACTGAATTTTCAGATTGCACTGTGATCACAGTAGCTCACAGGATACCGACGGTGATGGATTGCTCAATGGTACTTGCCATTAGTGATG GAAAACTAGTCGAGTACGACGAGCCAAGGAACTTAATGAAGACGGAAGGTTCACTATTTGGACAGCTTGTGAAGGAGTACTGGTCTCATTTACACGCAGCAGAATCACATTGA